Within Hyla sarda isolate aHylSar1 chromosome 7, aHylSar1.hap1, whole genome shotgun sequence, the genomic segment TAAAAtacatattattttaatttatttacttatttatgtatttatttgtttattcatTCATGTTCTCTTTATTTATTTCAGTTTGTGAACCAGAGCCCCAAGGTAACAGAAATCTGTTTGTGTTTTAATATGCCATTGAATGACAACAAATCTAAGTCTTTAGTATTTTCTCATATAAATCATGATAAAATACACTGAAGTGAACATaaactacatttttatttatttatttcagtttGTAACCCAGAGCCACAATGTAAGGAGCCAGAGATTCAACAAGGTAGCAGAAATCTGTTTGCCGTGTGTTTGCATGTGTTTTAATCTTCCATTGAATCTGACAGATGTTCACATGAAAAACTGTCAGcctgaacaggagtccaacgaggggtcacttttttaaatatgtccagtaggtcttgAGATATGCCCCCCCAGAAGATTCACTGCAGAATTCAGGGAATTGTGCAGTGGGGGCAGGGCTTCACAAGGGGGCAGGGCTTAgcgactccacttcactaggattttgagtcacagacaatgaatatgtaaattgagccaatGAAGCCCTGCCCCCTGCATGCCCAACCCCCACTGcgcaattcactgaattcagcaattgatcttctgggggacatatctcaggaccttctggaaatatttaagtaagtgaccccacgttggactcctgtttaccacactataagccagtgtataaggtttagtgtgggtgaaggggctgacagttttcctttaaacccaatatactgggttatgggGCAGACGGAGAGCTTTAAAATGAAGGGTCACTTAGTGGAATGAGTGCAGAGTTCTTTCCTTTCAAGCTTTTCTTCAAATTGCACTCCAGCCTGCATTGGAGGCGAGGAGCCAGCTCACCCAGCTCCACTGCTTCATCAATattctttacctggcctgcccccTTCCATGACATGAGAGCCAGGGGGGATGTCGGGCGTAAGGGAGCGAAAACTATTTGTGTTTTAATATGCCATTGAATGGCAATGATGTTAAGTCTTTGGTATTTTCTCATAAAAATCATGATAATATCCACTGAAGTgaacttaacatttttttttatttatttatttcagtttGTAACCCCGAGCCACAATGTAAGGAGCCAGAGATTCAACAAGGTAGCAGAGATATGTTTGCCCTATGTTTTCATGTGTTTTAATCTTCTATTGAATAACAGTGAATTTAGTTCTCTAAAGAAAATCTGACagctgttcatccacactaaacccaatatactgggtaatGGTGCAGGCGAAGAGCTTTAAAATGAAGGGTCACTTACTCTTATTGGTCCTGTCCTTTCAAGCTTTTCTTCATATAGCGCAATATGAATAAAAGCTTTAAAGGACAGAACTCTGAACTCACGCCACCAATAACAGTAAGCGACCCTATATTTAAAACCCAGTACATTGGGTTTAGTATGGGTGAACagttgtcagattctctttagagAGGACTTGTGGCCAACCCCTATAATATAGGATTTTACTGCTATCAATTTAGGGTGCCTTGATCTAACaccttacagtttcttgatatgtcCTTCTTTTCCTGAGATATCAGGATTTATAAATTGTCTGaccattcagggaatcagtcagatatgTGTAAACTTAATTTTAACATTAGAAGAGAgtatcaggtgatgggcaggattatacagtcagggtgtGTGAATATTGTACATGGAGGCGTACatatgcctaatacacaccccctgactgcaTAATCCTGCCCATCATATGATATTCacttccattattaaaattaagttcacgtccatctgactgattccctgaattgtcaggcaaactataaaccctcatatctcagatacagaagTGTGTATCAAGACATGGTGAACAGATGTGTTATTAGGGTGCCCTATGCTATTTATTGATAATGAAATTTAATTTTCGGGGAGTGgaggggttggccacaggtccttttCAAATCAACTATTTTTCTGACTTAAATGATGAAATCAACTGAAGTGAatgtaaaatacatttatttattggtTTCAGTTTCCAATCCATGTAAGGAGCCAGAGCTTCCACAAGGTAGGAAAGATCTGTTTGCCCTGTGTTTGCGTCTTTTAATCTGCCATTGAACGACAATAAATTTCGATGTTGCAGATCAGAACATTTTAAACTATAACTTTTTTGTCTCTGAATAATACCAGCTCTTTATGAACTAATGTTACTTTATTTCAGTTTGTGAACCTGAGCCACTATGCCCTCCCCCCCAAGGTAAAATTAAGTGCATGCTTacaaaataatattatatatacagtactatactttattttagacagaaaaagtaAGGTGCTTTGCACCCTTATGGGCCCTAATTTTTTGACAAGAACAAGGGCCTTGAAGTTTCACAGAACACATAAGCACATTTAGCTTCCATTTATCTACATGAACAGGATAGCAAATGCTTGCCCTGCTTTCTGGCCAAGAAGGGGGATTTAGGGCCCAACATTTTTGTCAGTGGGGATGGTCTACCTGGCAGATTTATAATCTTAACTATTTTAAGATTGAGTTACTTACTTTACCTATTTCTATGATTTAAAGGTTATATGCAACCTCTTTATCAGACAGTAAATAAACAATATTGTTGTCTGGGATGGTGTCTGGTGACACCATGTATGTCTATGGACAGAAGATATGCTACAGATTGCTTAACCTTTAAGGAAACGTATGTCCTTATTGTTGGTTCTAAAAGCCACTGTACACAGCCACCATCATTGTTAAACTTCATTGTCATAGCCAAGCTTTGTGTTTCTTTCTGTGTGTGTTGATAGTTTTAAAATGATGACTAATTGAAACATATACACAAAGACATTCTGACATCAAACTACTTAGCACTGTAAATAAATGCAGACAcagcagtgtgttttttttttcaagtggagACACATTACGGAGataaaagaggtactctgcctctagacattttatcccctatcctaaggataggtgataaatgtctgattgcgggggtccggctgctgggacaccccctctttccttgcacggagtgaactccactctgtgccgAATTaccacagccgccacaccccctccattcatgtctatgggaagtgtGACTGCTGTGTACTAGAATGAATGGGGGCGTGAAGTGTTAAGGCTTCAGTGTTCATGAGCGccccagatcgcagggggtcccagcggccagacccccccaggatcagacatgttatcccctatcctttgaatggggataacatgtctagaagtcaagtacccctttaaaatccttcTCATCCTCTGTCTACATATTTACATCTTTTTCATTACTTTCTTACAGAGAAATGCACACAATCTCATCAAAGAAGAGAACACAAAGGTGTCAAGAAGTAAAAAACTGTACACTGAAAAAGCAGCGACAGCCTTATGAAATGTATCATGCTTTCTCTACTTCATGTTTGCCCATAATAAACGTATCAGTTAAGTCATACTTTACACAGATGttaaaacactgtgtttcaataaaTATGAAGTGATGTCTAAAAGCATAAAACCATGCCTATTTGATTTTTGTAAAAGTTAGGGCCATGGCTGGGAAGctgatgtggtagcccttggggggggtgtatggtggtggtggtatggtatcggtatatgaggggttaatattaaccctgtcactcgtgatgccagggtgagggcttgtgttactgaggtatagcttcggcctatcaccgcccttcccagaaacgacaggcgtatacaagtaatgactgaaggtccacactggagttaaacttgaactgaagtaaactttactcttgaacttgcggtacattcagaatacagttacagtctctgcaatacacttctatagacttcaatgactgacagttgctgtggaccttgcgtcttttgcaggttaatagaatcaaggtaattggtgcgtggatccgtccggatttaggggtagattaggtccggtggtcccgcagagtgtttggggattgatacactctatatttgctaaggatcggccgttgctgcgaggcttgggcctaactcacggtttttagcagcgcaggtactatagagagatgttgctcgcttggcaacccaggaacaaagagagctaaaatggctgcagcatcccttatatggacagggggcgtaGCCCAATTCGATAGGTcgaaggtcagctgtcactcaccgtcacacaggcttctgggtgatcatctgacttcctatacaggtcctatacacataataaaatcaaaacgaggctagaaataccaaagtgatgCCTGGAATGCATCCATAGTGAGGCTTGGaaagcatcacatgacccgaaggccctgcaacgccatggaaacaagtaattaatcatttatttacatatactatcctatttacattaacctatggataaattagagatttatacactagaatagaggtgactaggggtagactggctaagagggatccctaagtcctagggactctggctaagggcatccataaataaacaagtaccttATAGAatgtggtactgggacaccacactgatATAGGACTAAAGTGCTCAAAACTTACTCTACCCACACCTCCTCATCTGTACATCTATAACACTCAAAACAAAAATTTTTCCCCTGTGATAAAGAAGCCACAAAGTACAACTTGCACTTGTCTAATGAGAAATGACAGGAGCCATGGTTCAAACTAGTGCCTCTGATGTACAGTTTCAGGTCTGTTTACTTCAAGCAGTTCACTAAAATCTTTTAGTGCATGCAATTTAGTTATTGCCTACGTATGCAATGTAGTGCATATAcctgcaactatatatatatatatatatatatatatatatatatatatatataaatggtaatgccAGAATACAGAGAATCTCCGCACTCACCGCATAAACCGCGACTCGATGCTCCTAGTTAGAGACGCTGAGGGACCCGGGCATTGCTGCACAGACATCCATACACTTGTGACCTTTGAAGAGTTAACCCGTGAGCTACCTTGAGTCCTGATAATACCATCCTGGATTTCTACCTAcacctgtatatctatctatctctctataatatatatatatatatatatatatatatatatatatatatatatatatagtatcccaCATAAGTGACAacatacatttttgtaaatattcaaTTGTATCTTTCATGTGACAACATTGAAGagatgacactctgctacaatgtaaagtagtgagtgtgcagcctgtataatagtgtttaatgttgtgcccCCTCAATAAAATTCATCACACATCCATTAGTGTCTAAATTcaggcaacaaaagtgagtacacccctaggtggaaatgtccaaattgagcCCAATTAGATATTTTACCTTcctggtgtcatgtgactcgttagtgtaaaaaggtctcaggtgtgaatggggagcaggtgtcttaaattggCTTATTGCTCCCACACTCTCTAAtattggtcactggaagttcaacgtgACaccttatggaaaaaaaaaaactctctgaggaactgaaaaaaaaaaaaattgttgctctacataatgaTGACCAAGGCTGtgtgaagattgccaagaccctgaaattgagctgcagcacagtgggaaagacgatacagcagtttcacaggacaTGTTCAACTCAGAACAGGCTTCGCCATGGTgaacaaagaagttgagtgcatatgctcagcatcatatccagaagctttctttgggaaatagacacaTGATCGCTGCCCGCATTGCTGCATAGTTTGAAGGGGTGGGGAGGTCAATATATACCATACACTGTATGGTATACCATACCCCGTACACTGCattaaattggtctgcatggctgttgtcccaggaacaaacctcttctaaagcCGATGCACAAGAAAGCTCGCAAATGGTTTGCTGGAGACaaacagactaaggacatggattactggaaccatgttctgtggtccaatgagaccaagataaatgtTTTTGATTCAGATGGTATCAAGCGTGTGGagtggcaaccaggtgaggagtgccaagacaagtgtgtcttgactacagtcaagcatggtggtgggagtgtcatcgtctcgggctgcatgagtgctgctggctctGAGAAGCTAcaattcattgagggaaccatgagtGCCATTATGTAGTGGTCCACAGGGCAGGATTCCAACatgataattagtgttgagcgacataggccatattcgaatttgcaatatttagcGTATATATGGACGAagattcgtcatatatttgctaaattcgcatattcgtaatattcgcgttttattttcacatatgtgaaaatttgcggatgcaaaaattagcatatgcgaaaattagcatatacaaaaattagcataagcgaaaattcacatatgcaaaaattagcatatgcaaatttccgcctatgcgaaaattcgcacaccagtctaacacagtagtattagagccttctttacaccacacaagctggaagcagagaggggtgatcagtgatcactgtgatgtgtactgtgaaaaaaaaaaaatattcgtaattacgaatatatagtgctatattcgtgaatattcgcaaatttgcgaacatgcaatattcgtgaataaaatttgctttgcgaatattcacgagcaacactaatgataatgaccacaaacacacctccaagacaaccactgccttgctaaagatgcTAAGGAAAAAGGTGTTGGACTATCCGAGCATGTCTCCAGacttaaaccctattgagcatctgtggggtatCCTCAACTACAAGGTCATGGTCAGcttcatgatgtcatcatggaggagtgaaAGGGGACTCCATTGGAAacttgtgaagctctggtgaactacaTGCCCAAGCGGTTTTAGGCGGAGCTGgacaataatggtggccacacaaaatattgacactttgggcccaatttgaatattttcacttaggggtgtactcctaATCACATTCTTCTGGGCTGCAGAGATAGCCTGTGACTTTTAAACATCCTTCTGACtgtcaggtgcagagaatagttagtgtgagggatggcatatgaggacggtaaaagaggacaggatatgagatacggatttgagatcaggatatgaggtcaggatatgaggatgagatattaggatgggatgtgaggacatgATGTGAGGTGGAGAAATGAagaggatatgaggtcgaaaCATGGAAACGGGACATGAGGGcgagatatgaggtagggatatgaggacaggattcaaaatcgggatatgaggttagaatatgaggacaggatatgaggatggatatgaggtggggaaatgaggtcaggatttgaggatgggatattatgATGGGACAGGAGGACAGTGTAGGAGAATGGAATgtgtggatgggataggaggatgagaggaCAAGAGCATCATTGTTTAAGCAGGAAGATTGGGCAATGCCAGGTATTCAGCTAGTTTCTACCTGTTGGAAAATTCAGAGGGATCCTTGATTGTAAGAACCTGATTTGGATGCTTTCTTGAATAGAATAGAAAGGTTAGTTAAAGAAATTGTTTAGTTATTAGCTAAAAATGTATATGTAGGTCAGTACCTGCAGCTGATTTGTTGTCCTTAGTACTTGCTGCTTGGCTGTATTTTAGCTTTGAATAAAAAAcaggaaaacagaaaaaaaacagcgCTCAGAGAAAACCAGTGGATATCACtgtggatatataaaaaaaaaactgatttataCTTACAAATGTTACTCTGAGGCTCACATTCTCCAATCCTGGTGCTCTGTATGCGCGCATTGCTAGCGTACACTTCCGGTCACATGATTACGTGACCGGAAGTGTACGCTAGCAATGCGCGCATACAGAGCACCAGGATTGGAGAATGGGAGCCTCAGTGTAACATTTGTAAGTATAAACGAGTTGTTTTTTAATATGAATATAAGCCTGATGAAGAAGGTGATTGCTGTTAACCTTTGAAACGCGTCGCAAATTAAAGAACTATGAACATACCCGCTGGATCCTGTGGTTTATGAAACCAAGGAGCATCTATCTAAAGCTGTCCTGGaggggggtctggtctgaggcaTTTATTGCCACTTTCCAGTTTTTCCCCCCATGTGAAGTGAGTGCATTGTTTACATTGAAcgatttcttaaaaaaaagttttttccttgtgaTATCCACTAGTTTTCTCTGagcgctgtttttttttctgttttcctgTTTTTTATTCATTGTATATACGGACCCCTATTCATTTGGATCCGGAATACCTGGCACTCTCCTTTGAAATAGGATTATTGGAAAACCAAAGAAGTTCATCTACAGTATAGAAGGTCTATCTGGCTTGTGGTGCTCTGTGGGAACTCATCCTCCTTGGGTGTAGATTTCCACTTGCACTGGGTGAGTTACTGTCCTTTTCAATATTTTAAGGTGATTGGTGTTGGATTGAAGCGCTACCCTACTCCTCTTTTTTTGATTTCATACTTTCGTATTTTAGCTTTGTTCCATCAGAGCACAGCTGTGATATGTGATTAAGGCTATGGTACAGTGCCTACAGGGAGTCTAAAGTAGTCCGAGACACATTTTTTGTCCTTGTTCAGGCCTCTACCATTCCAATTCACATGAaaagagcatatatatatatatatatatatatatatatatatatatatatagatatcttcCTGCATAACTTCAAAAAAAAGGCTAGAGATATTGTGATGAAACTTGGTATACACGTACTTGTATGTCAACTAAAAACACAATTGAGTTAAATAAACTCTAACCAAGCCCCATTTGTGAGGatggtgttttttttgtctttcagcaCATCGCCTGATCACATTACtctcgggctgcagagattgtccgggactttaacctcttaaagacgcagggtgtacctgtgcaCCCTGCCCCTGTTCCCgtgctataacgcggggtcacgtgctgaccccgtgtcatagcgggtcagtcCCGGCACCTAGCGGcggtcgggacccgtggctaataccggacatcaccgtggTGTCAGTATTATTCCCTTAAAcgaggtgatcaaagttgatgacCGCgtctaaaattttaaaaaatgcttcctggcagctcagtcaggctgatcgggatgaCCACGGTAAAACtgcagtgtcctgatcagctgaggacATACAAGGAGGATACCTACCTTCCTTCTTGGCGTCCAatcgttgattgattgctccatgcctgtgatccaggctggagcaatggagcaccgataacactgatcaatgctatgatttggcatagcattgatcagtatatgcaatatcagaagattacatgttatagtccccaatgggggctatatatgtgtataaaaaagttaaaaaacaaagttaaaggggtactcccttggaaaactttttttttttacatcaactggtgccagaaaatcaaacagatttgttaatcacttttattaaaaaatcttaatccttccagtactttttaggggctgtatactaaagagaaatccaaaaaagaaatgcatttcctctgatgtcatgaccccagtgctctgtactgacctctgctgtccatatgaggaactgtccagagcaggagaaaatccccatagcaaacatatgctgctctggacagttcctaaatttgacagcagaggttagcagagagcactgtggtcatgacatcagaggaaattaatttcttttttggatttctctttagtatacagcccctaaaaagtactagaaggattaagattttttttaatagaagtgatttacaaatctgtttaactttctggcaccagttgatttaaaaaaaaaaaaaaaagttttccacgggagtacccctttaagaaatgtgatttaaccctttccttaataaaagtttgattcacttcccttttctcataaaaaaaaatgttaacaaaataaatataaacatatgtggtatcaccgaatgcggaaatgtccaaactataaaaatatgatgctaattaaaccgtatggtcaatgACATActcgtaaaaaaattcaaaagtccaaaattgtgtatttttggtcactttgtacacCATAAGAAAATGTAtgaaatgtgatcaaaaagtcccattaaaacaaaaatggtaccaataaaaactttagatcacgaagcaaaaaatgagccgtcatacctccctgtacgtggaaaaaaaaatttatagggttcagaagaggacatttttaaacatacaaattttcgtgcaaaaggttataattttcaccagaagtaaaacaaaatcaaacctatataagttgggtatcattttaatcgtatggacatacagaataaagtcccccaaatataattttttttgttttgtcatgGATTTTTTTGTTACAATGACtgatcattacaaattacaattggtggcgcacaaacaagccatcatatgggtctgtaggtgaaaaattgaaagggttattatgatttttaaaaggtgaggaggaaaaaacgaaagtgcaaaaatgggaaaaccctgagtccttaaggggttaaaagactgtCTGGTGCAGAAGCaggttagtgggggggggggggggggaggatggcatatgaggatggcaaatgaggacaggatatgagataagAAAGTACAGCACCATCTCCTATTGTTTTATGCCTACAGTATGTATGCCTATAAATAGCACAACTTCAAAAAGTTAGTACCTCACATTTGGTGTGGTTATTCGACCTTTTTTGGAAATCTATGCACGGCAGCGCCCCTGAGATATGAGATCTCCTAACTGGTTCAGGGTTCTGTCATTTCAATTCCTTTTGCAGCTCTCCTTTTTTTGCATTGCCATCTGTGTATGAATTCAAGTCTTTAACAAGCTCAgcagaaaacaataaaaatgacTAGAGAACTGGACCACTATTAGAGTACTAaggtactattaaccccttaacaacaatggatgtaaatctatgtcatggtgcggtggtacttatcgcaccatgacgtacatttatgccatGTACATGACGCGGGCACCAGAacggtgcttgcatcatgcacggcaggtcccagctgctatcagcagcaagggTCCAGCCAGTAATGGCGTACATCAGTGAtcacactgatgtccaccattaccccctcagatgccgtgatcaatacagatcagagcatctgcggcagtgcagaacttgaaatggatgatcggatctcccgcagcgctgctgcgtggatcagatcatccagccatggcagccagaggtcccctcacctgcctctggccgtctccaggggtcttctgctctggtctgaggtcgggcagaccagagcagaagattgccgataacactgatcagtgctatgcctatgtatagcactgaacagtattagaaatcaaatgattgctattaataggcccctatggggacataaaaagtgtaataaaaagtgaaaaaaaaatttaaaaatcccctcccctaataaaaatgtaaatcatccctttttacaattttacccccaaaaagccaaaaaataatattaataaacatatttggtattgcaacgtgcataaatgtccgaaatatcaaaatataatgttaattataccgtaTGGTGAGTGGcgtaatggtaaaaaaaaaagccaaaaattgctgcttttttgtcacattttatttaaaaaaactttataaaaagttattaaaaagtaaaatataagcaaaagtggtaccgataaaaactaaagatcatggcgcaaaaattagccctcataccgccccataaacagaaaaatttgaaaattataggtggtcaaaatagggcaattttaaacatactagttTTGTTAAAATActtgagattttttttacagccgtacaattataaaaaaaaagcatataacatgggtttcatgttaatcatactgacccacagaataaagaaaacgtaatttttaccagacagtgtacagtgtgaagacaaaactttccaaaatttcataaattgtgtatttttttcaatttccccacataaataatattttcttttgttgcggcgtacattttatggtaaaataagtggtgtcattacaaagtaaaattaatgatgcaaaaaacaagccctcatatggatttgtggatgaaaatataaaagagtaatgatttttagaaggtaaggagggaaaaatgaaaatgcaaaaataaaattggcttggtccttaaaggggtactctggtggaaaacattttttttaactaaactggtgccagaaagttaaaaagatttgtatattacttctattaaaaaatctttacccttccagtacttattagcagctgtaggctacagagaaaatgcttttcttttttaatttcttttttgtcttgtccacagtgctctctgctgacacctggtacccgtttcaggaactgtccagagcaggaggaaatccccatagcaaacctatgctgctctggacagttcctgacacggacagaggtgtcagcatagagcactgtggacaagacaaaaaagaaattcaaaaataataacatttcctctgtagcatatagctgctaataagtactgaaaggattgagatttttaaatagaagtaatttactaatctgtttaactttctggcaccagtccatttttgaaaaaaagtattccaccggagtacccctttaaggccaaaatgggcctggtcctcaaggggttaaaaggacagcataattttaaccccttaaggaccaatacaaataaacctgtacgcacctgaaagaccaggc encodes:
- the LOC130281618 gene encoding small proline-rich protein 2D-like; the encoded protein is MSGVKGHQKKSADPCPPPQKSYQDPCAPEPCQEPRLPPPQVCEPEPQVCNPEPQCKEPEIQQVCNPEPQCKEPEIQQVSNPCKEPELPQVCEPEPLCPPPQEKCTQSHQRREHKGVKK